The Trichoderma atroviride chromosome 5, complete sequence genome contains a region encoding:
- a CDS encoding uncharacterized protein (EggNog:ENOG41): MTDFAIGIVSQGAQVCSIIANYIGSLKDRDEDLASISRQAQDLESIFQTLSESLAQGSKDPLTAPAAAHVSSSIQRCEAELNSLKQFVSRFSGSVSSKARPQDKIIQQAKKLKYPFQKSDISRVQKSLGAIKETLDLALQNLELRHMQLAISKLINLEEASRQALNSLHAKQDTLLELFTQDITTEMAAIGEPDPRTSIYKLASKRSLLATLCAGLEHHKKNTISTFDTLQRAPAVKGSSCPCRRHLSHQTKRASWLSWNFWDDETIYFDHYEGCKYFRSNGDERSRVRGLRLTGLVKTAIIVTFYTRTGAGGHSLASNLEYYATVDRETSPAFRALSVLRKCKTMLPSRDILLPDQQAQWERFTLAAIRKLESLFRLGKAGAKDVDSFNRSLLHAAAELVNPDHHHNVHITTVEEAFTLPIARLAKFLIKKQAFVTAVGHEPSSISLAEAFYPDNADIHASEQFSAKINLNHGKLAQSFEFFAAIPRAAEVFYGPLSVAVLLGDQYETCRLLQKHPKCLEERDCRFGLTPFHLALGNPECLRILVERSNPCLLVQSVNSRYTVLGSAILLSQALCDRREDQDESSCRCTLPLRILLEGGCPIIPYLDFRVDYHDTLISYASLHCKIHLAKSLLQRRQELKSIALDHLSPLEVHKFNLHRPAALDIYAMQVDEILRHRGIIEFGPLSTYLEEDPIHCQSRVQDCKSIYHELSNAEDANIYFNLGFHDLSARLDKPRRWQPIIHLPSIFIGTSFVKWLLDHDAPLCEWVKSLRLPWTGFVADAFILSFRGEKVPGKYPAHEDHKRLVHELEERMLLDNSLDSCECRCSPGGCTPFVARMKYMDLNSTELYIATTITAYFNEYGNALRRDHYYAAIRFITFQALGIAHTCDCGREDSRSSEFDAEEIAEIQDEYAELLEILESLTEEFEARVNEIFEAATDEVGSMTAFWSDYWFCRMSQVRSELSEANGTSKSAAEDLGVIWDPESEEELWIELEKLLKGWDGRIGWKGWDYYFQKIDEIE, translated from the exons ATGACTGATTTTGCCATCGGGATTGTTTCGCAAGGGGCTCAGGTCTGCTCCATCATCGCGAACTACATCGGCTCTCTCAAGGATCGCGATGAGGACCTTGCTTCAATTAGTCGACAAGCACAAGACCTGGAATCTATCTTTCAAACTCTCAGTGAATCTCTGGCGCAAGGATCTAAGGATCCCTTgactgctccagctgccgctCATGTTTCAAGCTCCATTCAAAGATGCGAAGCTGAGCTAAACAGCTTAAAGCAATTCGTATCACGTTTCTCGGGTAGCGTCTCATCTAAAGCTCGCCCACAAGACAAGATCATACAGCAAGCTAAAAAACTGAAATACCCATTTCAAAAGTCGGATATATCTCGAGTTCAAAAGTCGCTCGGGGCGATCAAGGAAACTCTTGATTTGGCTCTCCAAAATCTCGAGCT ACGTCACATGCAATTGGCAATAAGCAAGTTGATCAACCTTGAAGAAGCGTCCCGGCAGGCATTGAACAGCCTACACGCAAAACAAGACACCTTGCTAGAGCTATTTACTCAAGACATCACCACTGAGATGGCCGCAATTGGCGAGCCCGATCCTAGGACGTCCATTTACAAGCTCGCATCCAAGCGGAGTCTTCTAGCGACGCTTTGTGCCGGCTTGGAGCATCATAAGAAGAATACAATATCCACCTTTGACACCCTCCAAAGAGCCCCTGCAGTTAAGGGGAGCTCGTGCCCTTGCCGCCGGCACCTAAGTCATCAGACTAAGCGAGCTTCTTGGTTGTCATGGAATTTTTGGGACGATGAAACCATTTATTTCGACCATTACGAAGGTTGTAAATATTTCAgaagcaatggcgatgaGCGGAGCCGTGTCCGCGGCTTAAGATTGACGGGCTTGGTAAAAACTGCCATCATAGTCACATTCTACACGAGAACTGGTGCAGGCGGACATAGCCTCGCCTCAAATCTTGAGTATTACGCAACCGTTGACCGGGAGACCTCCCCTGCCTTTCGCGCTCTGTCCGTTCTGAGGAAATGTAAAACTATGCTACCAAGTCGGGATATCCTGCTACCAGATCAACAGGCTCAGTGGGAAAGATTCACTCTGGCAGCAATCCGGAAGCTTGAAAGTCTCTTCAGATTAGGTAAAGCGGGGGCGAAGGATGTTGACTCATTCAATCGATCTCTACTCCATGCGGCAGCTGAGCTA GTAAATCCAGACCACCATCATAATGTTCACATCACGACCGTAGAGGAAGCTTTTACTTTACCCATTGCGCGGCTTGCCAAATTTCTTATCAAGAA GCAAGCATTCGTCACCGCAGTCGGCCACGAGCCATCATCAATATCTCTCGCCGAAGCATTTTACCCAGATAATGCAGATATCCATGCCTCAGAGCAGTTCTCTGCTAAAATTAACCTAAATCATGGCAAACTCGCTCAATCTTTCGAGTTCTTTGCTGCAATTCCAAGAGCAGCCGAAG TATTCTACGGTCCATTATCAGTGGCAGTCTTGTTAGGTGATCAATACGAAACATGTCGCCTTTTACAGAAACATCCAAAATGCCtagaagaaagagattgTCGTTTTGGTCTGACTCCCTTTCACCTGGCCTTGGGCAATCCCGAGTGCTTGCGAATCTTAGTCGAAAGGAGCAACCCGTGCCTTTTAGTTCAGTCCGTCAACAGCCGATATACTGTCCTTGGCTCTGCTATACTCCTCAGTCAAGCCCTTTGCGATCGACGAGAGGACCAAGACGAGTCTTCATGTCGATGCACCCTCCCTCTGAGGATTTTGCTGGAGGGTGGGTGCCCCATAATACCCTATCTAGACTTCAGGGTTGACTATCATGATACCTTGATTTCATATGCCTCGCTACACTGCAAAATCCACCTAGCCAAGTCGCTTTTGCAACGTCGGCAAGAGCTAAAGTCGATTGCGTTAGACCATCTTTCGCCTTTAGAAGTCCACAAGTTCAATCTGCACAGGCCGGCTGCCCTTGACATATATGCTATGCAAGTTGATGAAATTCTGCGCCATAGAGGAATCATTGAATTTGGACCTCTAAGCACATATTTGGAAGAAGATCCCATACATTGCCAATCTCGCGTTCAAGACTGCAAGTCTATTTACCACGAACTGTCTAACGCTGAAGATGCTAACATCTACTTTAATCTTGGGTTCCACGATCTGTCAGCTCGCTTAGACAAACCTAGAAGGTGGCAGCCAATTATTCATTTGCCGTCCATCTTCATAGGTACCTCATTTGTGAAATGGTTGCTGGATCATGATGCTCCCCTTTGCGAATGGGTGAAAAGTTTGCGACTTCCTTGGACTGGCTTTGTTGCAGATGCTTTTATCCTCTCATTTAGAGGTGAAAAAGTCCCAGGTAAGTATCCTGCCCATGAAGACCATAAAAGACTGGTACATGAGCTTGAAGAGCGGATGTTATTGGACAACTCGCTCGATAGCTGCGAGTGTCGGTGCTCGCCTGGAGGCTGCACGCCTTTTGTGGCGAGGATGAAGTATATGGATTTAAACAGTACCGAGCTCTATATTGCCACTACCATCACTGCGTATTTCAATGAGTACGGTAACGCTTTGCGACGAGATCACTATTATGCTGCGATACGGTTCATCACCTTTCAGGCACTGGGCATTGCGCATACATGCGATTGTGGAAGGGAAGATAGTCGGAGTTCAGAATTTGATGCAGAGGAGATTGCAGAAATCCAAGATGAATATGCAGAATTGTTAGAGATTTTGGAGTCGTTGACAGAGGAGTTTGAGGCACGTGTTAACGAGATCTTTGAGGCAGCTACGGATGAAGTTGGCAGTATGACTGCTTTCTGGAGTGACTATTGGTTTTGCAGGATGAGCCAAGTCCGCTCTGAGCTGTCTGAAGCGAATGGGACGAGTAAGTCAGCGGCGGAGGATTTGGGTGTTATCTGGGATCCTGAATCTGAGGAAGAATTATGGATAGAACTAGAAAAGCTTTTGAAAGGCTGGGATGGCCGGATTGGCTGGAAAGGTTGGGATTATTACTTTCAAAAGATCGATGAGATCGAGTAG
- a CDS encoding uncharacterized protein (EggNog:ENOG41~TransMembrane:4 (i57-81o126-147i190-208o239-260i)) produces MMTMGDTIHSFLASPERSQIHDEDESETKFGSTYVRARKATWQPKARVGWYKAITPLSWAISIFLFIAGLSGTAVAIGILIHTQKSRGQDVGPSGIWKQGFKVSPSATSTTFGPLNDSITTRSAQLWANIVVANSLQLIVSFLYLFYNNILTRQLVADEWIRYLRPDGKKTLRVSSPIGMQRSSYFLSLPWKYAAPLMGLSILLHWLISQGVFLIQTSTFGPGANGERLPEFDTTSRGFSALGAILGLSVGAVMVVALILNSMIRSYENIPPDFQLMGFNSSAIEAMCDRPEDDSEAYMFPISIGLVDGEQIQLSGGIKKMIFSTATDLIQAPEEGTEYMGPRFLKKAESRRAV; encoded by the exons ATGATGACAATGGGAGACACGATCCATAGCTTCCTAGCATCACCAGAGCGGAGTCAGATtcacgatgaagatgaaagcgAGACAAAGTTTGGGTCAACCTATGTTCGAGCAAGGAAAGCAACCTGGCAGCCGAAGGCGCGTGTTGGTTGGTATAAAGCCATAACACCTCTCTCCTGGgccatttccatcttctt ATTCATCGCTGGCTTATCGGGAACAGCAGTCGCAATTGGAATACTTATCCACACCCAGAAAAGTAGGGGCCAGGATGTCGGTCCTTCTGGCATTTGGAAGCAAGGCTTCAAAGTCAGTCCATCGgccacatcaacaacatTTGGTCCCCTGAATGATAGCATTACAACCAGGTCGGCACAGCTCTGGGCGAACATCGTCGTTGCCAACAGTCTGCAGCTCATAGTCAGCTTTCTCTACCTATTCTACAACAACATCCTCACGAGGCAACTAGTTGCTGATGAATGGATTCGATATCTACGTCCGGATGGAAAGAAGACTTTGCGCGTATCGTCGCCAATTGGGATGCAGCGTTCGTCctattttctctctttaCCATGGAAATATGCCGCGCCCCTCATGGGTCTCTCTATCTTGCTACACTGGCTGATATCTCAAGGTGTTTTCCTCATTCAGACAAGTACCTTTGGTCCTGGTGCCAATGGAGAGAGATTGCCTGAATTCGATACCACTTCCCGGGGGTTTTCAGCCCTTGGTGCCATACTAGGACTTTCCGTGGGCGCAGTCATGGTAGTGGCTCTCATACTGAATTCCATGATAAGATCTTATGAGAATATTCCACCAGATTTCCAGCTAATGGGATTCAACAGCAGTGCCATAGAAGCCATGTGTGACCGACCGGAAGATGATTCAGAGGCCTATATGTTTCCAATAAGCATAGGATTGGTGGATGGAGAGCAAATTCAACTGTCGGGTGGCATCAAGAAAATGATTTTCTCAACAGCTACCGACTTAATTCAAGCGCCCGAAGAAGGAACAGAGTACATGGGACCAAGATTTTTAAAGAAGGCTGAAAGCCGGCGAGCGGTATAG
- a CDS encoding uncharacterized protein (EggNog:ENOG41~TransMembrane:1 (o508-527i)) → MLRDTGDRVDFNTLGFSADHIPVDHASHLLWSTYQNPFNVAQEPASKYKESATQQEGWLLDPPELAEQSLDVPGLGEQRVDQPMTGSYTQLRDLTDDDRDRIQQAAKTCLEEPIWAPISFAAFPSKEKLDHCIDLFFVNFQPVLSFIHKPTFDPTVAPVTLILAIASIGARFTNLSGAASFANVIAKLNRRLLLSMGERDPRIASSEPFMAAQLLQGIYGYCSGDRVLFNYSETLRWSLIQTGKQVGLFHDTPRRTPSTKSESVESQWSSWIAFERRKRLGWAIHEFDALASVLHNQRPAFSTPDLTLALPSDADSWEAPSAHAWMALHPWKTEADPVGFRLAARSCFDASLIDKIQLTDTQHIHIIMVTLARFVWSLKELQVSPLMDVVPDYMPIPDHKATLTDKMGDFLISPHVLKYSMATDDRTLRHVTQRALIIHMSYLYGASDLMDWLPALLRSAGFNKPARERMVKWGEEDPARVRKVIYHSSQIMGICRDFPFNTPYESFYAFYAGAVLWCAATLLASPLRDSICSDKNKNSDPESNRVILLLDRPPVNDAANWTANVLKWVHEGERHIQLGMYGVPMLGSPESRVQVVQEAVRVLQNMRVWDISRAFASTLRRLVRAIEVIDR, encoded by the exons ATGCTTCGAGATACTGGAGATAGAGTCGACTTCAACACTCTCGGCTTCTCTGCCGATCACATCCCGGTGGATCATGCCTCGCATTTGCTCTGGTCAACGTATCAAAATCCTTTCAATGTAGCCCAAGAACCAGCCTCCAAATACAAGGAGAGTGCGACGCAGCAAGAAGGATGGCTGCTTGATCCTCCTGAACTTGCTGAGCAATCTTTGGATGTCCCCGGATTAGGTGAACAACGGGTTGACCAACCCATGACTGGATCATATACCCAATTGCGAGATCTCACTGATGACGATCGAGATCGTATCCAACAGGCAGCCAAAACTTGCCTCGAAGAACCGATCTGGGCACCTATTTCATTCGCGGCTTTCCCGAGCAAGGAAAAGCTGGACCACTGCATTGATCTATTCTTTGTCAACTTTCAACCA GTCCTGAGCTTTATTCACAAACCTACTTTTGACCCTACAGTCGCGCCAGTCACGCTCATTCTTGCTATCGCAAGCATAGGCGCACGATTCACAAATCTTAGCGGGGCAGCGTCTTTTGCCAATGTTATCGCAAAGCTGAACCGCCGACTCCTACTTTCGATG GGCGAGCGCGACCCACGTATTGCATCTTCTGAACCTTTCATGGCGGCACAGTTGCTCCAAGGAATCTACGGATACTGCAGTGGTGATAGAGTCTTGTTTAATTATAGCGAGACTTTAAGGTGGTCTCTAATCCAGACAGGAAAACAAGTTGGGCTGTTTCATGATACACCACGACGGACTCCCTCGACTAAGAGCGAGAGTGTTGAGTCTCAATGGAGTTCCTGGATCGCTTTCGAAAGACGCAAGAGGCTGGGATGGGCCATACAC GAATTCGATGCTCTGGCCAGTGTTCTTCACAACCAGCGCCCTGCCTTCAGCACACCTGATCTGACACTGGCACTCCCCAGCGATGCAGACAGCTGGGAAGCTCCGTCTGCCCATGCGTGGATGGCCTTGCATCCATGGAAGACCGAGGCTGATCCGGTTGGCTTTCGGCTCGCAGCTCGCAGCTGCTTCGATGCGAGTCTCATCGACAAGATCCAGCTGACCGATACACAACATATCCATATCATCATGGTGACTCTAGCTCGTTTTGTGTGGTCACTTAAAGAGTTACAGGTGTCTCCTCTCATGGACGTGGTGCCCGATTACATGCCAATTCCTGATCATAAAGCAACACTTACAGACAAGATGGGAGATTTCTTAATTTCGCCGCATGTTTTGAAGTATTCCATGGCTACAGACGACCGCACTCTTCGTCATGTCACCCAAAGAGCTTTGATCATCCACATGTCATACTTGTATGGCGCAAGCGATCTGATGGACTGGTTACCTGCTTTACTTCGCAGTGCGGGTTTCAACAAGCCGGCTCGCGAACGCATGGTCAaatggggagaagaagatccAGCCCGAGTCCGCAAGGTCATCTACCACAGCTCACAGATCATGGGAATTTGCCGTGACTTTCCATTCAACACTCCATACGAGTCTTTCTACGCCTTTTACGCTGGCGCAGTCTTGTGGTGCGCTGCTACACTTCTGGCTTCTCCGCTCAGAGATAGCATTTGCAGCGATAAGAACAAGAATTCTGATCCCGAATCAAACAGAGTTATCCTTCTGCTGGACAGGCCTCCGGTTAATGATGCGGCTAACTGGACTGCTAACGTTTTGAAGTGGGTTCATGAGGGCGAACGGCACATTCAGCTTGGCATGTATGGCGTACCAATGCTGGGCAGCCCGGAAAGTCGAGTGCAGGTGGTTCAAGAAGCGGTTCGTGTGTTGCAAAATATGCGCGTTTGGGATATATCTCGCGCATTTGCGTCTACTCTTAGGCGCCTTGTACGAGCTATAGAAGTGATCGATCGATAA
- a CDS encoding uncharacterized protein (EggNog:ENOG41), with amino-acid sequence MAPPANGDSISGHDLAATYADNIKGKIILVTGTSQGSLGEEYCLAIAKSEPKLLILAGRNAEKLQFIISAIAKANPKVATKSLNLDLESVAEVKKAAAIVNSWDDVPHIDVFCHHAAIMGTPYGTTVDGFEKQLGVNYIAPWVFTNSILPKILKSESPRIVLLSSDGHRWGPIRWHDPNFKGGENYNRWHAYGQSKTAVQLYALHLGKVLGKRAQVFSVNPGVIMTPLGANIDWAGEFGDIIRIDLELGNDEAVNGWPKYKSKEAGIATAVYASFDQDLADHTGAYLLDCQVSNPYLHTVRPWAFSEVEATRLWKWTEELTNEKFSF; translated from the exons ATGGCTCCTCCTGCAAACGGCGACTCCATCTCCGGGCACGACTTGGCCGCTACATACGCAGATAACATTAAAGGCAAAATTATCCTAGTGACTGGTACATCTCAAGGCAGTCTCGGAGAGGAATACTGTCTCGCAATTGCCAAATCTGAGCCCAAGCTTCTGATTCTCGCAGGCCGCAATGCTGAAAAGCTGCAGTTCATCATCAGCGCCATTGCAAAGGCCAACCCCAAGGTTGCCACCAAATCTCTCAATCTCGATCTTGAATCTGTTGCAGAAGTGAAAAAAGCGGCCGCTATTGTCAACTCTTGGGATGATGTGCCACACATTGATGTCTTCTGCCACCACGCAGCCATCATGGGTACTCCATATGGAACCACAGTTGACGGAttcgagaagcagctgggcGTCAACTATATCGCTCCTTGGGTGTTCACCAACAGCATCTTGCCCAAGATTCTCAAGTCGGAGAGCCCACGAATTGTACTTCTTAGCAGTGATGGTCACCGCTGGGGCCCCATTCGTTGGCATGACCCCAACTTCAAG GGTGGCGAGAACTACAACAGGTGGCACGCTTATGGCCAGTCAAAGACGGCGGTTCAGCTTTACGCTCTCCATCTAGGAAAAGTGCTGGGAAAGAGGGCGCAAGTATTTAGCGTCAACCCCGGTGTAATCATGACTCCATTGGGAGCAAACATTGACTGGGCCGGCGAGTTTGGAGACATCA TTCGAATCGATTTGGAGCTCGGTAACGACGAAGCCGTCAATGGCTGGCCAAAGTATAAGAGCAAAGAGGCCGGTATTGCAACAGCTGTGTATGCCTCGTTTGATCAGGATCTTGCAG ACCATACCGGAGCGTATCTCTTGGATTGCCAGGTTTCTAACCCTTACTTGCATACCGTTAGACCCTGGGCATTCAGCGAAGTCGAAGCTACGCGGCTCTGGAAGTGGACGGAGGAGCTTACAAATGAGAAGTTCTCATTCTAG
- a CDS encoding uncharacterized protein (EggNog:ENOG41), with amino-acid sequence MTSQLALLHRGCGVATVSECAIPVPANDEVVVKVAAVCLNPIDWKILYGAKSSAPTILGCDLAGTVASIGDEVTAIEVGDRVIGFIAGGNPLRPNDGAFAQYVAVPAHVVIHIPQDMSFESGATLPTPLFVSGFSLYRKLSVPYPSLPSEAVSTSTTDSESGRQSILIYGGGTSNGAMQIQLAKLSGLIVYTVCSRASYELVKQCGADCIFYHDEPSTLQDLRIATHGKIRIAVDCIATEQSAAICASNMETYGGEYISFTGARIRDPRITTVNIFGFTMLNREFFFEARGLRANVNVADVTFTTNFARRAERLIALNAIKPSAAEVRPGGLDGIISGLEDMKAGRVRGKRLVYIIDPIDQ; translated from the exons ATGACGTCTCAGCTCGCTCTCCTCCATCGCGGCTGCGGCGTAGCCACAGTTTCAGAATGCGCGATTCCGGTGCCCGCCAATGACGAAGTCGTCGTCAAAGTTGCTGCTGTGTGTCTGAACCCAATTGATTGGAAGATACTCTACGGTGCTAAGTCGTCGGCACCGACTATTCTTGGCTGTGACCTCGCTGGCACGGTAGCCTCTATTGGCGATGAGGTGACGGCAATTGAGGTCGGCGATCGTGTTATTGGCTTTATAGCAGGGG GCAACCCTTTGAGACCGAACGATGGCGCTTTTGCCCAGTATGTTGCTGTACCGGCCCACGTCGTCATACATATTCCTCAGGATATGTCATTTGAAAGCGGCGCAACTCTGCCAACCCCACTTTTCGTCAGCGGATTCTCTCTCTACAGGAAGCTATCAGTTCCATACCCATCCCTTCCAAGTGAAGCGGTCAGCACGTCTACGACAGACAGTGAGAGTGGACGCCAATCCATCTTAATTTACGGAGGCGGTACTTCAAACGGCGCAATGCAAATACAATTAGCCAAATT GTCGGGCTTGATAGTATACACCGTGTGCTCTCGAGCTAGCTATGAATTAGTGAAGCAGTGTGGCGCTGATTGTATCTTCTACCAT GATGAGCCATCTACTTTACAAGATTTACGAATTGCGACACATGGCAAGATACGGATTGCAGTCGACTGTATAGCAACGGAGCAATCAGCTGCCATTTGTGCTTCTAATATGGAAACCTATGGAGGGGAGTATATCAGCTTTACGGGAGCTAGAATTCGTGATCCGCGCATTACGACTGTCAACATCTTTGGATTCACAATGCTGAACAGAGAATTCTTTTTTGAAGCTAGAGGGCTTCGAGCAAATGTGAATGTTGCAGACGTAACTTTCACAACTAATTTCGCGCGCCGTGCGGAGCGGCTCATTGCGCTGAATGCAATTAAACCCAGCGCTGCGGAAGTTCGTCCTGGAGGGCTGGATGGAATCATTTCTGGATTAGAAGACATGAAAGCTGGAAGAGTACGGGGGAAGAGACTTGTATACATTATTGATCCAATTGATCAATGA